In Humulus lupulus chromosome 7, drHumLupu1.1, whole genome shotgun sequence, the following are encoded in one genomic region:
- the LOC133791213 gene encoding laccase-4-like has translation MEMFSWIRFLIVVVTCLFPSSVECMVRHYKFNVVLKNSTKLCSTKPIVTVNGRFPGPTIYAREDDTVLVKVVNHVQYNLSIHWHGIRQIRTGWADGPAYITQCPIQPGQQYIYNYTLTGQRGTLWWHAHILWLRATVQGAIVILPKRGVPYPFPAPHKEKVIVLGEWWKSDVEAVINEALKSGLAPNVSDAHTINGQAGPISGCSSQGGFNLPVENGKRYLLRIVNAALNEELFFKIAGHQVTVVEVDAVYTKPFKTDTIVIAPGQTTNVLLHADRKAGKYLVAASPFMDAPAIVVDNKTATATLHYSGSLSSSHTILTSTPPRNATSIANTFTKSLRSLNSKKYPARVPLKIDHSLLFTVGLGINPCSTCINGSRVVADINNVTFVMPKIALLQAHVFNISGVFTDDFPGKPPVTYNFTGAQPNNFATTNGTRLYRLAYNSTVQLVLQDTGMLTPENHPIHLHGFNFFEVGRGLGNFNNKIDPKNFNLVDPVERNTVGVPSGGWVAIRFRADNPGVWFMHCHLEVHTTWGLKMAFVVDNGKEPNESVLPPPKDLPKC, from the exons ATGGAGATGTTTTCTTGGATTCGGTTCTTAATAGTGGTGGTGACTTGTTTATTTCCGTCATCGGTCGAATGCATGGTTCGACACTACAAATTTAAC GTGGTGTTGAAGAACAGCACAAAATTGTGTTCAACCAAGCCCATTGTGACTGTAAACGGAAGGTTTCCTGGTCCAACTATATATGCAAGGGAGGACGACACCGTTTTGGTCAAGGTGGTCAACCATGTCCAATATAATCTAAGTATCCATTG GCATGGTATCAGACAAATTAGAACAGGCTGGGCTGATGGGCCAGCATACATTACACAATGTCCGATTCAGCCAGGACAGCAGTACATATACAACTATACGCTCACAGGCCAAAGAGGCACTCTGTGGTGGCACGCACACATTCTATGGCTCAGAGCTACTGTCCAGGGAGCCATAGTCATCTTACCCAAACGTGGTGTCCCATATCCATTTCCTGCACCACATAAGGAAAAAGTTATTGTTTTAG GCGAGTGGTGGAAATCAGATGTGGAAGCAGTGATTAACGAGGCTTTGAAATCTGGTTTGGCTCCAAATGTTTCTGATGCACACACAATCAATGGCCAAGCCGGCCCTATCTCAGGATGCTCCTCGCAAG GAGGGTTTAACTTACCAGTAGAAAATGGTAAGAGATACTTACTCAGAATCGTCAATGCCGCACTCAATGAAGAGCTCTTTTTCAAGATCGCTGGCCACCAGGTCACAGTGGTCGAAGTTGATGCTGTTTACACCAAACCCTTCAAAACTGACACCATTGTCATAGCCCCAGGTCAAACAACAAACGTCCTCCTCCACGCTGACCGAAAAGCTGGCAAGTATCTAGTTGCCGCATCTCCATTCATGGATGCTCCAGCCATCGTCGTCGATAACAAGACCGCCACCGCCACTCTGCATTACTCAGGATCCCTTTCTAGCTCCCACACCATCCTCACGTCTACACCTCCGAGAAACGCCACATCAATCGCCAATACCTTCACCAAATCCTTGAGGAGCCTAAATTCTAAGAAATACCCTGCTAGGGTTCCACTAAAGATTGACCATTCTTTGTTATTCACTGTCGGACTCGGAATCAACCCTTGCTCCACTTGCATCAATGGCAGTCGAGTAGTGGCTGATATCAACAATGTCACATTTGTTATGCCCAAAATTGCTCTCCTTCAAGCTCATGTCTTCAATATTAGCGGAGTTTTCACTGATGATTTCCCTGGAAAACCGCCAGTGACCTATAATTTTACTGGAGCGCAGCCAAACAACTTTGCCACCACGAATGGAACTAGGCTTTACAGACTTGCTTATAATTCTACAGTTCAACTAGTTTTGCAGGATACTGGAATGCTGACTCCTGAAAACCATCCAATTCATTTGCATGGCTTTAATTTCTTTGAAGTTGGGAGAGGATTAGGAAATTTCAACAACAAAATAGATCCAAAAAACTTCAATCTAGTTGACCCAGTTGAGAGGAATACTGTGGGAGTACCTTCAGGTGGATGGGTTGCTATTAGATTTAGGGCTGATAATCCAG gtGTTTGGTTTATGCATTGTCATTTGGAAGTGCATACAACATGGGGGCTAAAAATGGCATTTGTGGTGGACAATGGAAAAGAGCCCAATGAATCTGTTCTACCACCTCCAAAAGATCTTCCAAAGTGTTAG
- the LOC133791616 gene encoding uncharacterized protein LOC133791616, whose protein sequence is MNEQYCSFLRPLIELTKDLKCLIEKAWAINGKLDCEIEQSIKLCKFCSEHGRFCNVADQIPVEERQSLIAIRDSLKQVENTLLFQQKLLCWQEREKNEAIIRLKESRTALMELVRSYEGKAPDVLRELNVCFGDDDDVVVLHNFKDGEPNNKWWKHYWPKPFGFAMKCLMFSATISYMIRFSHNSSSRSNKFF, encoded by the exons ATGAATGAGCAATATTGTTCATTTTTAAGGCCATTGATAGAGTTGACTAAAGACTTGAAATGTCTGATTGAGAAAGCTTGGGCTATAAATGGTAAGCTCGACTGCGAAATCGAGCAGAGTATTAAGCTCTGCAAGTTTTGCTCAGAGCATGGTCGTTTTTGCAATGTTGCAGATCAGATCCCAGTTGAGGAGAGGCAGAGCTTGATTGCCATAAGAGATTCATTGAAGCAAGTTGAGAACACCCTTTTGTTTCAACAG AAGCTGCTGTGTTGgcaagagagagaaaaaaatgaaGCTATAATTCGTTTGAAAGAAAGCAGAACAGCTTTAATGGAGTTGGTGAGGAGTTATGAAGGGAAGGCACCAGATGTGTTGAGAGAATTAAATGTATgttttggtgatgatgatgatgttgtagTTCTTCACAACTTTAAAGATGGTGAACCCAACAACAAATGGTGGAAGCACTACTGGCCCAAACCTTTTGGATTTGCAATGAAGTGTTTGATGTTCTCGGCTACCATATCATATATGATTCGTTTTAGTCACAATAGCAGTTCCAGATCAAATAAATTCTTCTAA